A portion of the Nitratidesulfovibrio termitidis HI1 genome contains these proteins:
- a CDS encoding papain-like cysteine protease family protein: MRKEISNAFQAAYDLSSKIKVNGKAITVTPQTNFMYKSQSIGTNDYTISCTQIAKPEKQKDEEYCWAACVQCLIGSRDGRYIDQETIVARYKSKTDDAGKAGSVADMLRSMGFVNTTLTEAGAMHLVKTLGNNQPVMLGITNQQTGVGHAVLVVGARYSFVNPLLPFLPPSRGVAFSELTIIDPADAELKTLDMAEYSDRVGFLLSVYTNG, translated from the coding sequence ATGCGCAAGGAGATCAGCAACGCTTTCCAGGCGGCATACGATCTGAGCAGCAAGATCAAGGTGAATGGCAAGGCCATTACCGTCACCCCGCAGACCAACTTCATGTATAAGTCCCAGAGCATTGGAACCAACGATTACACCATCAGCTGTACACAGATAGCAAAGCCGGAAAAACAGAAGGACGAGGAATACTGCTGGGCGGCATGCGTCCAGTGTCTTATCGGGTCGCGCGACGGCAGATACATCGACCAGGAGACCATCGTCGCACGGTACAAGAGCAAGACCGACGACGCAGGCAAGGCGGGCAGCGTGGCCGACATGCTGCGTTCCATGGGCTTCGTGAACACCACGCTCACCGAGGCGGGAGCCATGCATCTCGTCAAGACGCTGGGCAACAACCAGCCTGTGATGCTCGGCATAACGAACCAGCAAACCGGCGTCGGGCATGCGGTGCTGGTGGTGGGCGCGCGCTATTCCTTCGTCAATCCCCTGTTGCCGTTCCTGCCGCCCTCCAGGGGCGTGGCCTTTTCGGAGCTGACGATCATCGACCCCGCCGATGCGGAACTGAAGACGCTCGACATGGCCGAATACTCCGACCGCGTGGGCTTTCTGCTGTCCGTCTATACCAACGGCTGA